From a single Brassica napus cultivar Da-Ae chromosome C9, Da-Ae, whole genome shotgun sequence genomic region:
- the LOC106445414 gene encoding serine/threonine/tyrosine-protein kinase HT1: MSGSCFNPFRLRRSLRPQFPPEPSFPVLSANPSSSKTNRYAESETMEKKRFDSMESWSMILESENVETWEASEGEREEWTADLSQLFIGNKFASGAHSRIYRGIYKQRAVAVKMVRIPTHKEETRAKLEQQFKSEVALLSRLFHPNIVQFIAACKKPPVYCIITEYMSQGNLRMYLNKKEPYSLSIETVLRLALDISRGMEYLHSQGVIHRDLKSNNLLLNDEMRVKVADFGTSCLETQCREAKGNMGTYRWMAPEMIKEKPYTRKVDVYSFGIVLWELTTALLPFQGMTPVQAAFAVAEKNERPPLPASCQPALAHLINRCWSENPSKRPDFSNIVAVLEKYDECVKEGLPLTSHASLTKTKNAILDRLKGCVSAISSPSSSSSLPVNA; encoded by the exons ATGTCTGGTTCATGTTTCAACCCGTTTCGTCTCAGGCGGTCTCTGAGACCCCAATTCCCTCCAGAGCCTTCCTTCCCCGTATTATCCGCTAACCCGTCTTCCTCCAAAACCAACCGGTATGCAGAAAGTGAGacgatggagaagaagagattcGATAGTATGGAGTCTTGGTCTATGATCCTAGAGTCAGAGAACGTGGAGACATGGGAAGCGTCTGAAGGGGAAAGAGAAGAATGGACTGCAGATCTCTCGCAGCTATTTATCGGAAACAAATTTGCTTCCGGAGCACACAGCCGGATTTACAGAGGGATCTACAAGCAGAGAGCCGTCGCTGTGAAGATGGTGAGGATCCCTACACACAAGGAAGAGACAAGGGCTAAACTCGAACAACAGTTTAAGTCCGAGGTTGCTCTGCTTTCTCGTCTCTTTCACCCTAACATCGTCCAG TTTATTGCGGCGTGCAAGAAACCGCCGGTATACTGCATAATAACAGAGTACATGTCACAAGGTAATCTCCGAATGTACCTCAACAAGAAGGAACCTTACTCGCTCTCGATTGAGACCGTACTAAGGCTAGCTCTAGACATCTCGAGAGGAATGGAGTATCTTCACTCGCAGGGTGTTATTCACAGAGACCTAAAGTCCAACAACTTACTTTTGAATGATGAAATGAGAGTTAAAGTTGCAGATTTTGGGACTTCTTGTCTTGAGACACAATGCAGAGAGGCCAAGGGTAATATGGGAACTTATCGATGGATGGCTCCAGAGATGATCAAGGAGAAACCTTACACTAGGAAAGTGGATGTTTATAGCTTCGGTATCGTTCTATGGGAACTCACCACTGCCTTGCTTCCATTCCAAGGCATGACTCCCGTGCAAGCCGCGTTTGCAGTCGCTGAAAAG AACGAGAGACCGCCATTACCGGCTAGCTGTCAGCCAGCGCTAGCTCACCTGATCAACAGGTGCTGGTCGGAGAACCCTTCGAAGCGACCGGACTTCTCAAACATTGTGGCGGTGCTAGAGAAGTACGACGAGTGTGTTAAAGAAGGACTGCCTTTGACGTCACATGCAAGCCTGACGAAGACCAAAAACGCGATTCTTGATCGACTTAAAGGCTGCGTCTCAGCCATCAGCTCACCATCTTCGTCCTCCTCTCTTCCTGTAAATGCCTAG